DNA sequence from the Hoylesella buccalis ATCC 35310 genome:
TGTTTACATCTGATATCCAAGCGAAATCAATAGCGTTGAGTTTGGCTACCAAACTGTATGACATTGGCAGTTAAAGTCATTGACTTTGGAGTCCAAACTCAATGAGTTTGAACCGCTTGTTTTTAAGTATTCGTAATTGATTGTCTGTTAATCAATTATATAACTTATGGTTCATTTTTTTCATAGAAAGCTATCAATAAAACCAAGAGCCGTTACAGCCTTTTCTGTTAAGGGCAAAATTGGTGAACAACAAATACAAATGAGGTTCATTATGGAAATGGAGTGGCGCTATAATAAGAGCTATCACTCCAAATTTCGGATGACCTTTATTTTATCCTCTCCGCACAAACCTTTTCAATAAGAAAGACAAAAAATATGGAAAGATATAGAATTTGCCATTGAAACCGATATTCTTATATCCTAATTTGATGCCGTATTTAACATCTGGATATTTATCATCACTTAGTAACTTGTTCAATGACGGTGTGGCACCATCATTAGCTTTTACTTCAACTGGAATAAGGGAGTCAGCATCTCTGATAAAAAAATCCATTTCCAGAGAAGGCCTGTCTTTGCTGTAGTAATAAAGGCTATAACCCTGCTTTACCAACATATCACCTACAATGTTTTCATATATAGCTCCTTTATATGTACCCAGATTCTTATTGGCTCTCAAATCATCTTGTGCTTCCTCATCGAGTGACGCAATCAAAAGTCCAGTGTCTTTATAGTAAATCTTGTATAGCTTAGGATCATAGTTCCCTTTAAGCGGGAGCTCAGGTTGATTCAAACAGTAGCAGATGTTTATAACGCCAGCATCAGAAAGCCATTCTACACAACCAATGTAATCTCTATTACGCGCATTCTTTGCAATTTTAGTAATCTGGAAACGCTTGTTTTCTTTTGCCAAGAAGGTAGAAATGTGGTTATAAACGGCTTGAATCTTTGCTTTATCCAAACCTTCTACATATTTTGTAATATCCTCCTCATAGTCTTTGAGCAATTGCTTCTGTATGGCCAAAGTTCCACTGAAATTCTTGTTCTTGATATATGTGTTTACAACCTCTGGCATACCTCCGATAGTAGCATAATCACGGAACAATTCAAAGAGAACATCCATTTGCAGTTTGGCAAGTGGTTTGACTTCCAACATGTGCTGATACAACTCATCCACAAAATCATCATTGTATCCTTTAGCCCAAAGAAACTCCTCAAAATCCATGGAATACATCTCATAATCTTCCTTATAGCCTACACTGTTAGATTCAATTTCCCGATAACTAATACCCATCAATGAACCGGAACAGATAACATCGAAGCGTCCATCAAGTTTAAAAAACTTCAATGATGTAGCACAATTTGGACAAGCTTGAAGCTCATCAAAGAAGAAAAGAGTTTCACCAGGTATAAACTTCAATTCAGGATTGAGCA
Encoded proteins:
- a CDS encoding ATP-binding protein, with protein sequence MEQLLRRKVDSYLMAWKANPDRKPLIIKGARQIGKTRSIEWFASQNYKTVIQINFVEQPKYKNIFDDGFEVDAILKNISLLNPELKFIPGETLFFFDELQACPNCATSLKFFKLDGRFDVICSGSLMGISYREIESNSVGYKEDYEMYSMDFEEFLWAKGYNDDFVDELYQHMLEVKPLAKLQMDVLFELFRDYATIGGMPEVVNTYIKNKNFSGTLAIQKQLLKDYEEDITKYVEGLDKAKIQAVYNHISTFLAKENKRFQITKIAKNARNRDYIGCVEWLSDAGVINICYCLNQPELPLKGNYDPKLYKIYYKDTGLLIASLDEEAQDDLRANKNLGTYKGAIYENIVGDMLVKQGYSLYYYSKDRPSLEMDFFIRDADSLIPVEVKANDGATPSLNKLLSDDKYPDVKYGIKLGYKNIGFNGKFYIFPYFLSFLLKRFVRRG